In one Acidobacteriota bacterium genomic region, the following are encoded:
- the ric gene encoding iron-sulfur cluster repair di-iron protein: MISVQGKTVREIALEMPLTTRVFEEFKIDYCCHGDTPFDDACRNVGASPEIVKEKIDGVLGGSTNSDQESFSKMDLSDLVDHILDKHHVYTRDEMSHLTPLMAKVASRHGDHNPYLLELKELFQALCDDLDPHMVKEEMVLFPYIQKLEHSYSNHLNVAFPPFGTVQHPVNMMNIEHEEVGELLVKMRRVTNDYTLPAEACPSFTALYHRLGEFERDLHQHIHLENNLLFPRAIELEQKARA; the protein is encoded by the coding sequence ATGATCAGTGTTCAAGGTAAGACAGTTCGCGAAATAGCACTTGAGATGCCGTTGACAACGCGTGTCTTTGAGGAATTCAAGATCGACTATTGTTGTCATGGAGACACGCCGTTCGATGACGCCTGTCGAAACGTCGGGGCGAGTCCGGAAATAGTCAAAGAGAAGATCGATGGCGTCCTGGGTGGCTCAACAAATAGTGATCAAGAATCGTTCTCCAAAATGGACTTGAGCGATCTCGTCGATCATATTTTGGATAAACATCACGTCTATACACGCGACGAAATGAGCCATTTGACACCGTTGATGGCCAAGGTCGCTAGCCGTCACGGCGATCACAATCCATATCTCCTTGAGTTAAAAGAGCTTTTTCAGGCACTCTGTGATGATCTGGATCCTCACATGGTGAAAGAAGAAATGGTTCTCTTCCCATACATACAAAAACTAGAGCATAGTTATTCGAATCATTTGAACGTTGCGTTTCCGCCATTCGGAACGGTTCAGCATCCGGTAAATATGATGAACATCGAGCATGAAGAAGTCGGGGAACTACTTGTTAAAATGCGTCGAGTTACGAATGACTACACTCTGCCGGCGGAAGCGTGCCCGAGTTTCACCGCCCTGTATCATCGGCTCGGGGAATTTGAGCGTGATCTGCACCAGCATATTCACCTTGAGAACAATCTGCTCTTTCCACGTGCTATCGAACTCGAACAAAAGGCTCGAGCCTAA
- a CDS encoding ABC transporter ATP-binding protein: MQQVSAQNLTKIFGEGDTEVIALKDASLDVEAGEVVALMGPSGSGKTTLLRAVSLIDPPTSGKIEIAGETIFEGKKVLIDDRLLRRQRMGIIFQSYNLIPFLTVVQNVALVLTLNGVSNREALKRARALLERLDLGHRADIYPATLSGGEQQRVAVARAVVNDPVVILADEPTAALDSERGKAVMDLLRQLGHEKRAAVIVVTHDERMVKGFDRIYHLNDGILTVEHLNSKEKNGHPAME; this comes from the coding sequence ATGCAGCAGGTTTCGGCTCAAAATTTAACCAAGATTTTTGGGGAAGGTGATACGGAAGTTATCGCTCTCAAAGACGCGAGTTTGGATGTTGAAGCGGGTGAAGTGGTCGCCTTAATGGGACCGAGCGGATCAGGGAAGACCACACTTTTACGGGCTGTTTCGCTGATTGATCCGCCAACCAGCGGAAAAATCGAAATTGCCGGAGAAACGATTTTTGAAGGAAAGAAAGTGTTGATTGATGATCGATTGCTGCGGCGACAGCGAATGGGAATCATTTTTCAATCCTACAATCTGATTCCGTTTCTAACGGTTGTCCAAAATGTTGCTCTTGTCTTAACCCTCAACGGCGTTTCAAATCGAGAAGCGCTAAAACGTGCCAGAGCATTATTAGAAAGACTTGATCTAGGGCATCGGGCAGATATTTACCCAGCCACGCTTTCGGGTGGTGAACAACAGCGAGTAGCGGTTGCCCGTGCCGTCGTCAACGACCCGGTAGTGATTCTCGCCGATGAGCCAACCGCCGCACTTGATTCCGAAAGAGGCAAAGCCGTTATGGATTTATTACGGCAACTCGGACACGAGAAACGAGCAGCAGTCATTGTCGTAACTCATGACGAGCGCATGGTTAAAGGCTTCGACCGCATTTATCACTTGAACGATGGAATTCTTACGGTTGAACATTTGAATTCTAAAGAAAAGAACGGACATCCGGCGATGGAATGA
- a CDS encoding ABC transporter permease: MNLALHDVEYRLGRFILTAVGLGLLLTTVMAMNGIYAGMVEDALSIVRAPKVDLWVVQKDTNGPFAESSRVPEDLYRNILTVSGVSEASPVAYQLLQIEHQEKILRLQVIGYRLGGLGGPPAIAAGRPILKNRYEMVVDRKASVSLGTQFKFGRITLEVVGLTEGVVSNSGDSAAFITLEDAQELQFLKSNEAIRNDRVRLQSDLSENPQLAGVSAENLSSLLQSSHIANVILVRLESWANAEEVAKSIARWTHYNVLTTQQQEDFLAKNVIERARQQILLFRIILLVVAAVIIALIIYTMTLEKTRDIATLKIIGAPNSKIVGLILQQSLILGFLGFVFGTIIISLTYEYFPRRLVLLVSDQIMVFGIVIGICIAASGIGIHKALSIDATTAMAG, translated from the coding sequence ATGAACCTCGCACTCCATGATGTTGAATATCGTTTGGGCCGGTTTATTTTAACCGCGGTAGGTCTCGGTTTGCTGCTCACAACCGTGATGGCCATGAATGGAATTTACGCCGGTATGGTCGAGGATGCTTTGAGCATTGTTCGTGCCCCCAAAGTTGATTTATGGGTCGTGCAAAAAGATACCAATGGTCCATTTGCGGAAAGTTCTCGGGTTCCCGAGGATCTCTATCGCAATATCCTCACGGTTTCGGGTGTTAGCGAAGCGAGTCCTGTTGCTTATCAATTGTTGCAGATCGAACATCAGGAGAAAATCCTGCGGCTTCAGGTCATCGGTTATCGGTTGGGTGGTCTCGGCGGTCCTCCGGCAATCGCTGCGGGGCGACCAATTCTGAAGAACCGATATGAGATGGTAGTTGACCGCAAAGCCAGTGTTTCGCTTGGCACTCAATTCAAATTCGGACGAATAACTTTAGAGGTTGTTGGATTGACAGAAGGCGTTGTTTCAAATTCGGGAGATTCAGCCGCTTTTATCACGCTTGAAGACGCACAGGAACTTCAGTTTCTTAAATCCAATGAAGCGATTCGTAATGACCGGGTTCGACTGCAATCGGATTTGTCGGAAAATCCCCAACTTGCGGGTGTTTCTGCCGAGAATCTTTCTTCGCTTCTCCAAAGTTCACATATTGCCAATGTCATTTTGGTTCGGCTGGAATCGTGGGCAAATGCCGAAGAAGTGGCAAAAAGTATAGCTCGCTGGACACATTACAATGTCTTGACAACCCAGCAGCAAGAAGATTTTTTAGCAAAAAATGTAATCGAAAGAGCCAGACAACAAATCCTTCTATTTCGCATAATTCTCTTGGTTGTGGCGGCTGTGATTATCGCCCTCATCATTTACACGATGACACTTGAGAAAACCAGAGATATTGCAACCCTGAAAATTATCGGGGCCCCAAACTCAAAAATAGTCGGTTTGATTTTGCAGCAATCATTGATCTTGGGATTTCTTGGATTTGTATTCGGAACCATAATTATTAGTTTAACTTACGAGTATTTTCCGCGTCGTCTCGTGTTGCTGGTCAGCGATCAAATAATGGTTTTTGGAATCGTAATTGGTATTTGTATCGCGGCCAGTGGGATTGGCATACACAAAGCTCTCAGTATTGACGCGACGACGGCCATGGCGGGGTAA
- a CDS encoding efflux RND transporter periplasmic adaptor subunit — MKGRYTKSFLRVLLAVGFLALAGGLLWFWLRPPQVTVTEVSERRITPSIQGIGTVESKIVVNIASKIPGRLISIDVDQGDTVSNGQVLATLEDSELRAEMERAESTLQRSRSTEEVRRAEIQRALSAVEVQRASVQRIMTNREVPRASLRRAKSAVTSFDSTISKLRTLRLQAQHNANRWQKLYQSGDVSKMDLEERLTQAKAADDDVKNAEAQRNTALEDVKNIEAQINTVGEDVKQAQAQLKVANDDVATLRTGLKVIEQDISVAEAALASADARKSEGVIVSQISGYVVSRELEPGAVVNPGTPILKIADPTTIWATVFIDESNSNSFEVGDLAEITLRSMQTGNLQGKVTRIQRESDRVTEQVAVDISFERIPEHIRLGEQLEAIIRPKARTLKVIPASALIRSKEGIGVWLVIENRLQFRKIQTGMVDASGWAEVISGLDSVDKVVVSPGKLSDLSNEGARVSIVAEESKEEPQMKE, encoded by the coding sequence ATGAAAGGGCGATACACAAAATCTTTCTTGAGAGTTCTCTTGGCAGTAGGGTTTTTGGCTCTGGCTGGGGGGCTTTTGTGGTTTTGGTTGCGTCCGCCGCAGGTGACGGTTACAGAAGTGTCGGAGAGGAGAATTACGCCATCGATTCAAGGCATTGGAACGGTTGAATCAAAAATCGTTGTAAATATTGCTTCGAAAATACCTGGGCGATTAATTTCAATTGACGTGGATCAAGGCGATACGGTCTCAAATGGACAGGTTTTAGCGACGCTCGAAGATTCTGAATTACGGGCTGAAATGGAGCGTGCCGAATCCACATTGCAGCGTTCAAGGTCAACTGAGGAAGTTCGTCGGGCGGAGATTCAACGGGCGTTATCCGCCGTTGAAGTTCAGCGAGCATCTGTTCAACGAATAATGACTAATAGGGAAGTTCCAAGAGCGTCTTTGCGTCGGGCGAAATCTGCCGTAACCTCATTCGATTCAACCATTTCAAAATTGCGCACTCTTCGCTTACAAGCACAACACAACGCTAATCGGTGGCAAAAACTTTACCAATCTGGCGATGTTTCAAAGATGGATTTGGAAGAACGTCTGACGCAGGCGAAAGCCGCTGACGATGATGTAAAGAATGCCGAAGCTCAACGAAATACAGCATTGGAAGATGTGAAAAACATCGAAGCTCAAATCAATACCGTCGGCGAAGATGTTAAGCAGGCTCAAGCCCAACTCAAAGTTGCAAATGATGATGTCGCAACGCTAAGAACCGGGTTGAAAGTAATTGAGCAAGATATAAGTGTCGCCGAAGCTGCACTTGCATCAGCAGATGCGCGGAAATCTGAAGGTGTGATTGTCAGTCAAATAAGCGGATATGTGGTCAGTCGTGAACTAGAACCCGGTGCAGTGGTAAATCCCGGAACCCCGATTCTCAAAATTGCCGATCCAACAACAATTTGGGCGACTGTTTTTATTGATGAAAGCAATTCAAACTCTTTTGAAGTTGGTGATCTTGCCGAAATTACTTTGCGTTCGATGCAGACGGGGAATTTACAGGGAAAAGTAACACGGATTCAGCGTGAAAGTGATCGCGTAACCGAACAAGTTGCGGTTGATATTTCGTTTGAGCGAATACCCGAACATATCAGGCTTGGCGAACAGTTAGAAGCAATAATTCGACCAAAAGCAAGGACTTTGAAAGTTATTCCCGCATCTGCATTGATTCGCTCAAAAGAAGGAATCGGCGTTTGGCTGGTGATTGAAAATCGCTTGCAGTTTAGAAAAATACAAACTGGAATGGTAGATGCAAGTGGCTGGGCCGAAGTGATTTCAGGACTTGATAGCGTAGATAAGGTTGTCGTTTCTCCGGGCAAATTATCCGATTTGAGCAATGAAGGTGCGAGGGTTTCAATCGTTGCCGAAGAAAGTAAAGAAGAGCCGCAGATGAAAGAATGA
- a CDS encoding Crp/Fnr family transcriptional regulator: MSQISDHFSAELTEGLFAIGRRRSFGGGEHVFFEGDQATFLPIILAGKIKMVRYPEAGKEIIIGTFQAGEIFAIPPAMDGKRFPATAVAIENSSLLMVPRGEFLALMESSSEFSSLVLNRMCGILRDRADTVQILATPSAEQRVASIILRLTGEMNAGEVKKITHRRQDIAEMAGLSLETTIRTIRKLAEKGYLKIVGGRIFVETTEHLRTLIR, encoded by the coding sequence ATGAGTCAAATATCCGACCATTTTAGTGCCGAGCTAACAGAAGGTCTCTTTGCTATTGGACGCAGACGTTCGTTCGGTGGCGGAGAGCACGTTTTTTTCGAGGGTGATCAGGCCACATTTTTACCGATCATATTGGCTGGAAAGATCAAAATGGTTCGCTATCCTGAGGCGGGTAAGGAGATCATCATTGGCACGTTTCAGGCTGGCGAGATTTTTGCAATTCCGCCGGCGATGGATGGAAAGCGATTTCCCGCAACAGCCGTCGCAATCGAGAACAGCTCGCTTCTAATGGTCCCGCGGGGTGAGTTTCTCGCCTTAATGGAATCATCGTCGGAATTTTCGTCCCTGGTGCTTAACCGAATGTGTGGCATTCTCCGTGACCGTGCCGATACCGTTCAGATTTTGGCCACGCCATCCGCCGAGCAGCGTGTTGCGAGCATTATTTTGAGGCTTACGGGTGAAATGAATGCGGGCGAAGTTAAGAAGATCACCCATCGACGGCAAGATATAGCTGAGATGGCAGGGCTTTCGCTCGAGACCACGATCCGGACTATCCGAAAACTCGCGGAAAAGGGATATCTGAAAATAGTTGGCGGAAGAATATTCGTCGAAACGACTGAGCATCTTCGCACTCTTATCCGTTAG
- a CDS encoding MFS transporter, with the protein MPIEITKPATSINYRNPTLIGLGASMALTALVIVGSRNLEHFDSALFGYLIASIVAFGAIFFRYALWLQRPATRAYFSRGLKLFFQRKKFARNTLDATKTVGINMLAQKFIFKRAKSRWLMHFLIMWGCVLSAAITFPLVWGWIHFKLESETGYKAYVFGFPMQSMDVHSVMAFFTFKALNFTALMVLAGCAIAIHRRLKDRGAIAVQQFLLDFVPHLLLIAICVSGLMLTASSTYFGGYMYSFIALTHQAIVIMTLFFLPFGKLFHIVQRPASIGVELYQQRAKEMEQAKCRRCGVEFASIMWLGDLKSVVEKVGFDYTMENGETLQDYCPRCKRVMRGLAYSVLMDRPDKVFHGTRADGE; encoded by the coding sequence ATGCCCATCGAGATCACCAAGCCAGCTACTTCGATTAATTATCGCAACCCGACCTTGATCGGGCTCGGGGCATCCATGGCTCTGACGGCACTTGTTATTGTCGGTTCGCGCAATCTTGAACATTTCGATTCGGCTTTATTCGGGTATCTGATCGCGAGTATCGTCGCGTTCGGCGCAATATTTTTCCGCTATGCACTTTGGCTCCAGCGTCCGGCGACGCGGGCATATTTTTCCAGAGGGTTGAAGCTTTTTTTCCAGCGAAAGAAATTTGCACGTAACACACTAGATGCCACAAAAACGGTTGGCATAAACATGCTCGCCCAGAAGTTTATCTTCAAACGGGCCAAATCAAGATGGCTGATGCATTTTCTGATCATGTGGGGCTGTGTTTTGTCAGCGGCCATCACCTTCCCGCTTGTTTGGGGCTGGATACATTTCAAACTTGAGAGCGAGACAGGCTACAAAGCCTACGTATTCGGCTTTCCAATGCAGTCGATGGACGTCCACAGCGTAATGGCTTTTTTTACATTCAAGGCCCTCAATTTTACAGCCCTCATGGTTCTAGCGGGCTGTGCTATTGCGATCCATCGCCGATTAAAGGACCGCGGAGCAATTGCTGTTCAGCAATTTCTGTTGGATTTTGTTCCCCATCTTCTATTGATCGCGATCTGTGTCTCGGGGCTTATGCTAACGGCATCGAGCACATATTTCGGTGGTTATATGTACTCGTTCATTGCCCTGACACATCAAGCGATAGTGATAATGACGCTTTTCTTCCTACCGTTCGGCAAGCTGTTTCATATCGTCCAGCGCCCGGCCTCGATCGGCGTGGAACTCTATCAGCAGCGAGCCAAAGAAATGGAGCAGGCAAAATGTCGGCGGTGCGGCGTAGAATTCGCATCCATTATGTGGCTCGGAGATCTGAAGAGCGTCGTCGAAAAAGTTGGTTTTGACTACACAATGGAAAATGGCGAAACATTGCAGGACTATTGCCCACGGTGTAAGCGGGTAATGCGAGGGCTGGCATACTCCGTTCTTATGGATCGCCCGGATAAGGTCTTTCACGGCACCCGCGCTGACGGCGAATAA
- a CDS encoding Rieske 2Fe-2S domain-containing protein: protein MNSKAFDQESIKKILAADNEISDEVSVRTATAPFQAEFPYERDSEAQVTRREFCNFLFLTSSALFLEAAGFAGKSAYDARSPMTFTPAKIDGAISIEPGSALNFAYPSEEDTAILIRGTDGTYAAFGQKCTHLSCPVYYSKANDRLECPCHNGGFSSKTGEVLYGPPPRPLDRIELETINGEIFAVKREVRGNEG, encoded by the coding sequence ATGAATTCTAAAGCATTCGACCAAGAGTCAATCAAGAAGATACTAGCCGCAGATAATGAAATATCGGATGAAGTAAGTGTCCGCACAGCGACGGCTCCGTTTCAGGCCGAGTTCCCTTACGAACGAGACAGCGAAGCACAGGTTACAAGGCGGGAGTTCTGCAACTTTCTCTTTTTGACATCGAGTGCATTATTTCTGGAAGCAGCTGGATTTGCAGGGAAATCTGCATATGATGCTCGATCGCCAATGACCTTTACCCCGGCGAAGATCGACGGTGCTATTAGCATCGAACCCGGATCAGCCTTGAATTTCGCGTATCCTTCGGAGGAAGATACCGCGATCCTGATACGCGGCACCGACGGCACCTACGCTGCCTTTGGGCAGAAATGCACGCATCTGTCTTGCCCGGTCTATTATTCAAAAGCAAATGACCGTCTAGAATGCCCGTGTCACAATGGCGGTTTTAGCTCCAAGACCGGCGAAGTATTATATGGCCCGCCGCCGCGTCCGCTCGACAGAATTGAGCTTGAGACGATCAATGGCGAGATCTTTGCGGTCAAAAGAGAGGTGCGTGGAAATGAAGGCTAA
- a CDS encoding NTP transferase domain-containing protein, which produces MSLIDGFVLAGGQSRRMGQDKAALLVGGRTLIDRAAGAMFSIANTVYLVGNSNDAITSLPIIQDHPIMRDARGAIVGLYTALVKLKPSG; this is translated from the coding sequence ATGAGTTTGATCGATGGATTTGTTTTGGCAGGCGGCCAAAGCCGACGCATGGGGCAAGATAAAGCGGCACTGTTGGTCGGAGGCAGGACGCTCATAGATCGGGCAGCCGGTGCCATGTTTTCGATCGCAAACACAGTTTATTTGGTCGGCAATTCAAATGACGCAATTACTTCGCTTCCGATAATTCAAGATCATCCCATTATGAGAGACGCCCGCGGAGCAATCGTGGGATTATATACAGCGCTTGTGAAGCTAAAACCGAGTGGATAG
- a CDS encoding NTP transferase domain-containing protein: protein MIYSACEAKTEWIAVLACDLPFVTGELMTRMVDILRHCLDSEMNHIDAIFAEQPDGRNQPLCGLYRRDPCLPKVETMLSDGEWRIQRLRERLQVRVIGFSEIKDIQGSEFLFLNLNTPEEYRAAVEIEKMRLRPAFLNPR from the coding sequence ATTATATACAGCGCTTGTGAAGCTAAAACCGAGTGGATAGCCGTACTCGCGTGCGACCTGCCATTTGTCACTGGCGAATTGATGACTCGGATGGTAGACATTTTGCGGCACTGCCTAGACTCGGAAATGAATCATATTGATGCCATCTTCGCCGAACAGCCAGATGGACGCAATCAGCCGCTTTGTGGGCTGTACCGGCGGGACCCGTGCCTTCCCAAGGTCGAAACAATGTTGTCCGATGGTGAATGGCGAATACAACGATTGCGTGAACGACTCCAGGTACGGGTAATTGGGTTTTCCGAGATCAAAGATATTCAAGGCTCCGAATTCTTGTTCTTAAACTTGAACACACCCGAGGAATATCGAGCAGCAGTCGAAATTGAAAAGATGCGACTCCGACCGGCTTTCTTGAACCCGAGATAA